The stretch of DNA TCGCGGGCCAGCAGGGCGCGCAACTGTGCATGGCGTTCGGGCTGGTTCAGCCACTCCAGCAGTCCCTTGCGCAGCCCGGGGGCCACCGCCTGCACCAGCGAGTCCGTGGACTCCAGCAGGCCCAGGCGCACACGCTCCATGCCGCCACTGACCAGTGGTGCGGGGGAGTCGGCGGCCAGCGCCTCGCGCAGCGAGACTCGCAGGGGATCCTGCGCGTCCCGGGCCGCCCGTTGCAGTCGTTCGTTCAGACCCTGGATCACCAGCTCGGTCATCCGGTCCAGGTTGAGAAAGCCCCGGGCCATGCCCAGCAGCGGGTTGCCGCCGATCATGCCTTCCACCAGCTGTTCCAGCATGCCATGCACGGCCGTGCGCGCGCTCTCGCTGTGGGCCAGACTGCCGGCAGCGCCCAGGGCACCCGCGACCAGTTCTTCGAGGCGGGGATCGGCCAGCAGAGACGTCCGCAGGCCGTGCCAGAGACTCTGGCCATTCCGGGATTCCAGCTCGCGGATCAGCGCGGGTTCAAGCAGAGCCGCCAGCCTGCGGTCATCCAGCTGGTCCAGTTGCTGCTGGGCCTGGGTCAGCAGGAAATCGGTCAGCGAATCCAGCAGGGGATCGCGGTCCAGGCTTTCCAGCAGGCGTTCGAGCAAAGGCACCGTGAGCAGGGCCTGTTGCAGGCTGTCGCGGTTCAGCAGTCGCTCGTCCACCAACCGCACCAGATTGTCGATGATCCTGTCCCGGTTGCGGGCGATGATCGAGGTGTGCGGCACCCAGCGCTGGCCCAGTGGGTGACGGAAGAGGGCGGTCACCGCGAACCAGTCGGCGGCGCCGCCCACCATGCCCGCCTCGAAGAGGGCAAAACCAGCGGCTCCCAGGGGGTGGTGACGGAAGGGCAGGCAGGCCAGTGCGCCGGCTCCGGCGGCGGCCAGACTGAGTGCGGCCAGATGGCGTGCACGATGAACGCTCATGGGCATCTCCGGATGACGGGGGATGACAGGGACGCGGAAATGGTAGCGATTCCGGCAGTGCGTCGGGAGTCATGCACCCATTGCCGCCGGTTGCAGCATGCAGGCATTCCGCTGCGGATCAGAAGTCGATGGCCATGCCGTCGCGAAAGAAACCTCCGCTGGGGCCCGAGTCGGGCAGCAGAGCCGCCCAGACCACGCTGGCCGCGCCTTCTTCCACGCTGCGGTTGGCGTTGGGGCCGCCCATGTCGGTGCGTACCCAGCCGGGGGAGACCGCGTTGATCAGAATGTTGGTTCCGCGGCATTCATCGGCCAGGATCCGGGTCAGGCCATTCAGCGCCAGCTTGGAAAGCTTGTAGGCGCCCAGCCCAGCGGTCAGCGCGGCCTGTTGGCCGTAGCCCGAACTGACGTTGACGATGCGGCCGAAATTGCGCGCCCGCATCCCGGGCAGCGCGGCCTGGCAAAGCGCCAGCACTCCAGACAGGTTCACGTCCAGAGTGCTGCGGAAGTCGTCCAGGGACACTTCACCCAGGGCCTGGTCACGATCCAGCAGCACTCCCGCGTTGTTCACCAGCACATCCAGCTGGCCCAGGCGGGATTCCGTTTCCTGGATCACGCTGGTGGCCCGAAGCAGATCGCGCTGCTCGTGCAGCACGAAGCCGCACTCGAGGCCCAGGGCCGCCATGTCGCTCACCGTCTGCGCTCCGGCTGTCTCGTCGCGCGCGGTGAAGAGCACCCGGTGCCCGGCGTGCGCCAGCTGACGCACGCAGTCCTTGCCGATTCCGCGGGTTCCACCCGTGACCAGGATGTTCAGAGAGTGCATGGTCTGTCTCACACCTTGGATGATGACTGTGCCGGTTCAGGCGGAAATGCTGTCCAGGTCCTTCTCGAGCATCGCGCGGGATTCGGCGTCCTCGACCTCGGCGGCCAGGTCACGCGCGTTGCGGATCGCGCTGGCGGCTTCTTCGTGCTGGCCGCAGGTGGCCAGCGCACGAGCCCGGGCTTCCCAGGCGTAGGCTCGGTAGAAGGCTGCCAGCTCGGCGGCGGAGCTGACCGCCATGCAGTGCTCGGCATAGTCCAGCGCCCGTTCGCACAGTCCGCTGATGGCGTACACGCGCGAGAGCTGCCAGTAGCCCACGGACATCTGAAGAGCCGTGTGATCCGTGACCTGGGTCCAGTGCCAGAGCGAGACCTCCGCGAGGCGGCGCATGGTTTCATCGTCCTGGGCGCTGCGATCGTGCTTGTCGATCAGGTCCCAGCAGGCATTGAAACACTGGGCGGCAAAACCTCGATGGATCTGCTGAAGCTGTTCCTTGGTGGGAGTGTCCGACATGGCGCCTCCTGTGCTTGGAAGAAACGGGGGCCTGAAGGGTGGAGAAAACACAGCCCAGTGTCAACGCCGGAGCGGCCGGGAGGGAAATTCTTCTGCGCCCATCCGACCAGCAAGGTTCCAGGTCTTGCGCGCTGCCAAGCCCACCCATGGTTTCCAGACAGGCCGTGAAGTGTGATGCCCCATTCCCGGCCTGGGCGCATCCAGACAGCGAGGTTCCGGGCCCAGCGCCATGCCAGAGTCCACCCGTGGATTCCCCACGGGCTATGATTGTGGAATGCCCCTTCGGGGCTGGGCGGGCAACAGCCGGTGGATGTGTTGAATTCTGGGGTGTGCCACCCACAAGTCCGACAAACTCCTAGATTGGAGCCGTTTCCACAGACCTGAACGGATTTCCTGCCATGAGCACCATCGATATGCGCCGCGCCCTGCTGGAATGGGTGCGCGACCAGCAGGACTTTGGCGAGCTGGACCTGCCCGCCGGGCTGGATCGCCGTCTGCTGCAGCCCCCCGATCTGCGCCGGATCAAGTTCTTGTCGCAAGCCTCGGCGCAGACATCCGCGCCGCCAGTCGCCAGCATTCGGCCCGGGGCGAGCCCGGAAGCGAAGACTGCACCGCGCGCATCCAGTCCGGCATCCGCCCGGCCGGCCGTGACTCCGCAGACAGCTCCGGCCAGCCCGGCTGGCGACATCGTTCCTCCGGGCAGCCTCGCCGACGGCCCGCCACTCCGGGAGCTGACCCCGACCCACGCCAGCCTGGACGAGCTGCGGGCTTCCTTTGCCGACTGCCGGATCTGTGGCATCGCGAACGCTCGCCAGAATCTGGTCTTCGGTGTGGGCAATCCCGGGGCCGAGCTGGTGATCATCGGCGAAGCCCCCGGGGCCGATGAGGACCGCCTGGGCGACCCCTTCGTGGGCGCCGCCGGGCAACTGCTGGACAAGATCCTGGCCGCCATTGGCTATGACCGCACCGACGTGTACATCTGCAACATCCTCAAGTGCCGTCCGCCCAACAACCGCGATCCCCAGCCGGAGGAAGTGGCCAACTGCTCGCCATTCCTGCTGCAGCAACTGGCCCTGCTGCAACCCAAGGTGCTGCTGGCCGTGGGGCGCATCGCGGGCAAGACCCTGCTGGGAGTGGAGCGCACCCTGGGCGAAATGCGCAAGCAGATCCACCAGTTCCGCGGAGTGCCTTTGGTGGTGACCTACCATCCGGCGGCCCTGCTGCGCAATCCTCACTGGAAGCGGGGTTGCTGGGAAGATGTCCAGAAGGCGCGCGAGCTCCTGCTGGCGGCGGGAGGGCGTCCCGGCAGCCTCACGCCACCGGCCTGAAGCGGCGAGAGAATCCCGCCAAAGCTGCGGCGCAATTTTCCCGGGGCATTCCCGCGTGGCACTCCGGGAGGGGAATTGGTAGACTGGGCACCCGTTTTTGACCGGACCCGGCAAGAGATTCATCCCCCCAGGCAAAGCCGAGGGCCGTGGATCGCGAACCGGGTCCCTTAGATAGTGGAAGCAGGCACTTGATGGATCTGGCAGCCGAACGCATCCCCCCCCACAGCCCGGAAGCGGAAGTGGCCGTACTGGGCGCGATGTTCATCGATGCCGACGCCGTCGACCGCGTCACCGAGCGCCTGCACACTCCCGAAGATTTCTACCTGCTGCCTCACCGCCTGATCTACGGCGCGATCCTCGAGCTGGCCAACGCCAACATTCCGGTCGATCTGATCAGCGTGCGCGAGCGCCTGGAACTGATGGGTCAGCGCGAACGGCGCAAGCAGGACCTGCTGGCCGAAGCCGGGGGCATTGCCAAGCTCCAGGAACTGTCCATGGCCGTGGACAGCGCGGGCAACGTGGAGTATCACGCCGACATCGTGCATCGCCGCGCTCTGCTGCGGCACATCATCGGTGCCTCCACCGGCCTGGTGCGCGACGCCTTCAGCCCGGCCGCCGACCCCGACGAACTGCTCAACAGTGCCGAGAGCGCCTTCTTCCGCATCAGCCATCAGCAGCGCACCCAGGACATGATCTCCATGAGCCAGCTCATGAATCAGACCATGGAGCGGCTCGAGACGATGGAGCGCAGCGATGGCCTGCTGGGAGTGGACACGGGCTTCATCGATCTGAACAAGATGACCAGTGGCCTGCAGCGTACCGACCTGGTGATCCTGGCGGCGCGCCCCTCGATGGGCAAGACCGCCTTCGCGCTCAACCTTACGCTCAATGCGGCCCGCAAGGGGGCGTCGGTGGGGTTCTTCAGTCTGGAAATGAGTGCCGAGCAGCTGGCCTACCGCATGATCAGCGTGGTTTCGGGTGTGTCCGGCCAGCGCCTGCGCACCAAGTCCTTCAATCATGGGGACGAAACCAGCCGCGTCTCACAGGCGGTGAACGAACTGTCCGAGTACAGGATCCACATCGACGAGACCCCGGGCATCACCATGGCCGAGCTGCGCAGCAAGGCCCGGCGACTCTCCAGCCGTTACAAGATGGACCTGCTGGTGGTGGATTACCTGCAGTTGATGACCCTGCCCAGTTCCGAGAATCACCAGTTGGGTGTGGCGGCCGTCTCCAAGGCGCTCAAGGGGCTGGCCAAGGAACTGGAGATTCCCGTGATCGCGCTGTCGCAGCTCAGCCGTCAGGTGGAACAGCGTGGTGGCGACAAGGTGCCCATGCTCTCCGACTTGCGTGACTCGGGAGCCATCGAGCAGGACGCGGACCTGGTGTTCTTCGTCTATCGACCCGAGGTCTACATGCAGACCGACGCCGAGGGCAACTCGGTGGAAGGGCGTGCCGAGATTCACCTCAGCAAGCACCGCAATGGCCCCACCGGTGTGGTACGCCTGCACTTCGAGAAGGAAACCGGACGCTTCCGCGATTCGGATCCCTGGTCCACTCCTCCCCCGGGCATGGAACGTGCACCGCGCAGCATGCCCGAAGTCTACAGCCGCCCCGGCGGTTCGGCCCTGCCCGGCGGACTGCCGGACGACGATCGCCCCTTCTGAGCATGGCCGACACCCCCCACATGCCGCCGGAATTTCCCGGAACGTCACACGCGGACTATCGCCGCGCGGTCGAGGAGATCGTCAGCTCCCCACCCGAAAGCGGACCCAGCTTCGATCCGGCCGAGGTGCTGCGGGCCTTCGAGTTCGCGTACAAGGCCCATGATGGCCAGGTGCGGCGCTCGGGCGAGCCCTACATCGGTCACCCGATCGAGGTGCTGCGGATTCTTGTGCGCCAGCGGATGGACCAGGACACCCTGATCGCCGGGCTGCTGCACGATACGGTGGAAGACTGCGAGAGCGTGGAGCTGACCGACATCGTCTCGGAGTTCGGCGAGCACGTGGCCGTGATCGTGGATGGTGTCACAAAGATCGGCGGACTCAAGTTCGCGTCCACCGAGCATCGCCAGAGCGTGAACTATCGCAAGATGCTGCTCTCGATGTCGCGTGACATCCGCGTGATCTTCGTGAAGTTCGCCGACCGCCTGCACAACATGCGCACCATTGACCACCTCTCCACGGAGAAGTCGGATCGCATCGCGCGGGAGACCCTGGATGTGTACGCCCCGCTGGCCCACCGCTTCGGCATGGGATCCATCAAGTGGGAACTGGAAGATCTGTGTCTGAAAGTGCTGGAGCCCGAGTTCTACAATGAGCTGGTGGAGAAGATCGACCTCAAGCGCGAGCAGCGTGAGGAGGTGATCGAGCTGGCCATCCGCCCGCTGCGCGAGAAGCTGGTGTCCTACGGGGTCGCGCACCGGATCTTCGGACGCCCCAAACACTTCTATTCGATCTGGAACAAGATCCACCAGCGCCACAAGACCTTCGAGGAAATTCTGGACCTCTTCGCGATCCGGATCATCGTGGAACGCCTTGAAGACTGCTACTTCGCGCTGGGCACCGTACACAACATCTACAATCCCATCGCCGACCGTTTCTCGGATTACGTGGCCACGCCCAAGTCCAATGGCTACCAGAGCCTGCACACCAAGGTGGTGGGCCCCGGCGGGCGCACGCTGGAGATCCAGATCCGCACTGAGGAAATGAACCGGGTGGCCGAGTTCGGTCTGGCCGCGCACTGGATCTACAAGGAAGGCGGCGACCGCGATCGCCAGCTCAACGAATTCTTCACCTGGATCAAGCAGGTGCTGGACGAGAAC from Candidatus Delongbacteria bacterium encodes:
- a CDS encoding SDR family NAD(P)-dependent oxidoreductase — its product is MHSLNILVTGGTRGIGKDCVRQLAHAGHRVLFTARDETAGAQTVSDMAALGLECGFVLHEQRDLLRATSVIQETESRLGQLDVLVNNAGVLLDRDQALGEVSLDDFRSTLDVNLSGVLALCQAALPGMRARNFGRIVNVSSGYGQQAALTAGLGAYKLSKLALNGLTRILADECRGTNILINAVSPGWVRTDMGGPNANRSVEEGAASVVWAALLPDSGPSGGFFRDGMAIDF
- a CDS encoding DUF445 domain-containing protein, translated to MSVHRARHLAALSLAAAGAGALACLPFRHHPLGAAGFALFEAGMVGGAADWFAVTALFRHPLGQRWVPHTSIIARNRDRIIDNLVRLVDERLLNRDSLQQALLTVPLLERLLESLDRDPLLDSLTDFLLTQAQQQLDQLDDRRLAALLEPALIRELESRNGQSLWHGLRTSLLADPRLEELVAGALGAAGSLAHSESARTAVHGMLEQLVEGMIGGNPLLGMARGFLNLDRMTELVIQGLNERLQRAARDAQDPLRVSLREALAADSPAPLVSGGMERVRLGLLESTDSLVQAVAPGLRKGLLEWLNQPERHAQLRALLARELERIENDARLREQLELWLRTRLLGLAERHHHRIGELVRANLSPLSGQDLADELEERVGSDLQWIRVNGAVVGGLVGLGLHLLLSIPGFSS
- a CDS encoding bifunctional (p)ppGpp synthetase/guanosine-3',5'-bis(diphosphate) 3'-pyrophosphohydrolase, which encodes MADTPHMPPEFPGTSHADYRRAVEEIVSSPPESGPSFDPAEVLRAFEFAYKAHDGQVRRSGEPYIGHPIEVLRILVRQRMDQDTLIAGLLHDTVEDCESVELTDIVSEFGEHVAVIVDGVTKIGGLKFASTEHRQSVNYRKMLLSMSRDIRVIFVKFADRLHNMRTIDHLSTEKSDRIARETLDVYAPLAHRFGMGSIKWELEDLCLKVLEPEFYNELVEKIDLKREQREEVIELAIRPLREKLVSYGVAHRIFGRPKHFYSIWNKIHQRHKTFEEILDLFAIRIIVERLEDCYFALGTVHNIYNPIADRFSDYVATPKSNGYQSLHTKVVGPGGRTLEIQIRTEEMNRVAEFGLAAHWIYKEGGDRDRQLNEFFTWIKQVLDENAPEASSDEFLEGFKINLYQDDIFVFSPKGDLYKLPKGATPIDFAFAVHTNVGLNCSGARVDRRMVPLDTELTSGSIVEILTSKTQRPSQDWLRIATTNRARSKIRRWLKERRWHESRDLGEEMFRRELERNQLVAKEVNATDLAQSMGYKAVDQLYAALGAGDVTMPTVMRKVIPEDADAVQQTLLRRLFRRSDKRKPRRSAVRISGLQNMVVQFGRCCQPLPGDEIVGFVATGQGVKIHRANCANVSQMVGKSERQVDVEWDSERNDTFNSRLMVVATDRKSLIHDISDTLAKLDVNISQFTMKRQEELAIGRIVIEVKNLSQLQSIINKLKAIPKVIRVDRHDQSADW
- a CDS encoding uracil-DNA glycosylase; protein product: MRRALLEWVRDQQDFGELDLPAGLDRRLLQPPDLRRIKFLSQASAQTSAPPVASIRPGASPEAKTAPRASSPASARPAVTPQTAPASPAGDIVPPGSLADGPPLRELTPTHASLDELRASFADCRICGIANARQNLVFGVGNPGAELVIIGEAPGADEDRLGDPFVGAAGQLLDKILAAIGYDRTDVYICNILKCRPPNNRDPQPEEVANCSPFLLQQLALLQPKVLLAVGRIAGKTLLGVERTLGEMRKQIHQFRGVPLVVTYHPAALLRNPHWKRGCWEDVQKARELLLAAGGRPGSLTPPA
- the dnaB gene encoding replicative DNA helicase, producing MMDLAAERIPPHSPEAEVAVLGAMFIDADAVDRVTERLHTPEDFYLLPHRLIYGAILELANANIPVDLISVRERLELMGQRERRKQDLLAEAGGIAKLQELSMAVDSAGNVEYHADIVHRRALLRHIIGASTGLVRDAFSPAADPDELLNSAESAFFRISHQQRTQDMISMSQLMNQTMERLETMERSDGLLGVDTGFIDLNKMTSGLQRTDLVILAARPSMGKTAFALNLTLNAARKGASVGFFSLEMSAEQLAYRMISVVSGVSGQRLRTKSFNHGDETSRVSQAVNELSEYRIHIDETPGITMAELRSKARRLSSRYKMDLLVVDYLQLMTLPSSENHQLGVAAVSKALKGLAKELEIPVIALSQLSRQVEQRGGDKVPMLSDLRDSGAIEQDADLVFFVYRPEVYMQTDAEGNSVEGRAEIHLSKHRNGPTGVVRLHFEKETGRFRDSDPWSTPPPGMERAPRSMPEVYSRPGGSALPGGLPDDDRPF